The Archangium primigenium genomic interval CACGTGCGTGAGCAGTTGCGCCTCGCGGCCGATCACCTCCGGGGCGAAGCCCAGCTCCACGTCCACGTCCCGAGGCGCCTCCAGATCCAGGCGCGGCTCACACAGGCCCTGCAGCACCACGGTCGCCGAGCGGCCGAACACCAGCCGCTCCCGGCCCTTGGCCACCCACAAGGGCTGCTCGGCCACGAGCCAGCGCTGCACCTGGAAGCCCTCGGCGGGCACGTCCCCCTGCCCGCCCGGACACGTCTTGGCCTCCAGCACGCCGCGGCGCAAGACGCCGTTGAGCGAGTCGAAGCTGGCCATGGCGGTGTTGCCCGGCTGGGGGACGATGATGGCGGGCGTGCCCGTGCGCGGGTTGCCGGAGAACCACACCACCCGGAAGGGCGCGGACAGGAGCTGGCCGCTCATCACGTCGATCAGCGCGCCCTTGAAGGCGCCGCCCAGGTCCTCGCCCCGCGAGGAGAACATCGCCGCCCAGCCGCCCACGAAGCCCTGGCCCAGCGGCTTCTGCAACTGCTCGCGCACCCAGGCGTTGCCCGCGAGCGCCTCGCGCACCTTGGCCGGCGAGTACACGTCCACCCAGAACGCCGGGCGCACCGCCTCGTCGGGCACCGACATGGGCTGGGGCGTGAGGGTGGCGGGGGGCAGGGCCTGCAGCGCCGGCACGGGACGGGCGGCGGACGTGCCTCCGTCGGTCGGCGCCACCGGGCCCGAATCCGTCGAGGGATCCGCGGAGTGGCGTCCGATCACGAAGGCGACCACGAGCACCACGACGAGCATGGCGATGCCCAGCCCCACGAGCAGGGCCCGGGAGGTGCCCTGTCGGGGCGGAGGGGGAAAGGGAGGGTTCATCGCGTCCACTCCTTGAAGCGGAAGAAGCCGAGGAAGGCGGTGTTCTGGGGGACCGGACGCCACTCCAGGGGCGCCTCGGTGACGAGCGAGGGCAGGAGGCCGGTGCGCACCGCGGCCCCCTTCTCGCCCGGGTGGTAGATGACGCGCGCGGGGGCATGGGCCTTGTCCTCCGGGCGCACCACGAGCATCAGGTGGAACAGGGGACCCGCGTCGCGCTCCTGCCGGAAGGCCACCAGGTCGCCCGTGCGCAGGGACTCGCGCGTGGCCTCGTCCCGGCCGAGCCGGACGAAGCCATGGGCGAGCAGCGTCTCCGCGTCCGCGAAGTGGCTCGGCTCGCCGCGCGGCCCGAGCCACAGCGGCGTGGCGAGCCGCTCGGGCCGCCAGCGGCGGTAGGCCTCCCGATAGACGAAGCGCACGAGCCCCGCGCAGTCGCGCTGCTCGGGCTGCCACCGCTCGTCCATCTGCCGCACCTGGGCGAGCGCCAGCCGCGCCACCTCGCGCCGGAGCGCGAGCTCGGACACGTCCGCCGGAGCGGCCTGGAGCAGCAGGACGAGCAGGAGCGAGGGCATGGTGGGCGTCAGTAGCTCGACAGGCCCTTCACGGCGGCGTCGAGGTTGCCGGGCCAGAAGGCGCCCTTGGGCATGGCGTCCTGCCCGGGCACGTACACCTCGGCCTTGCCGTCGCCGAGCACGTTCACCCACGCGAGCACGCGCGTGGTGCCCGGCGTGGCCAGCGGCACGCGCACCATGCGGCGCGTCTCCTGGGGCGTGCCCTCGTAGAGCACCACGTTGAGCGTGGCCACGGTGTGGGCCTTGTCGCCGCTGGGCCAGTAGTTGGTGGCGATGAGGTACAGGCCCCGGGGCGGCGCGCGGTGCACGTAGAGGTAGGGCCCGTAGGCCGGATCGTCGTAGGCCGTGTCGCCCTGGGCGTTGAGGAAGAAGGTGCCGCCGCTGGGGCTCTCGGTGTCGGCCCAGTACACGTGGGCCATCTTCTTCACGTCGAGCGTGGAGGGCGCGCCGCCCGTGCCCGGCGTGACGCTGTCCGCGGTGGGCTCGTAGATGTGCAGGTCCGTGTAGACGCCCTCGGTGTCGCTGGTGAGGATCGTCTTGAGCGGCACGGGGGGAATCTGCGCGTAGCTGGTGGCCTGGGTGCGCGTGGTGCCGCCCTGGTTGGTGGCCATGACGGTGACGACGTTCTTGCCGCTGGCGGCGGGGAACTTGCGCTGGAAGCGCCCGTTGTACGTGCGCATCAGGTAGCGGTCGCCGTTGATGGAGAGCACCACGGGATCGATGGTGGTGTCGCTGACGGTGCCCTCCACGAGCAGCATCCGGTCCACCGTCCAGCCGCCCCGGGGCGCGCTCAGCCGCACCGTGGCCGGAGTCTTCCCCTTGCCGATGGGGACGCCTTGCTGGCGGGGAGCGGCGGGAGTCGGGGCCTGGGAGAGCAGCGCGGCCAGCAGTACAGGCAGCATCGGAGGGCGCGTCCTGGTGGAGGGAAGCGCCCAGCCTGCGGCAGGAGCCCGCCGCGTTTCAAGGACTTCACGCCCCGGGGGCTACTTCGTCTTGAACCACGTGTAGCCGTAGTCGATGCACAGCTCCTCGCCCGCCGCGATGTCGCGCAGCGCGAAGGCGGCGCCCGACTCGGGGATGGGCCCATCGCGGAACTCCACGTTGGGCATGTCCGAGTGGTTGTAGAGCGCGAGCAGTCCCCAGGCGTAGGCCTTCTCCCGGCCCGGCTCGTCGCTCCAGGTGAAGACGTGGTGCAGCGCCTGGCTCTCTCGGTGGTCCTGGTGCTTGAGATCGCTGGCGGGAAAGCGGCTGATGGGCGCCCACTCCACGAGCGCGCCCTTGCGCAGGGCCTTGCGCGCGAAGACCCCGCGTCCCTTCCCCGGAACGACCCGCCACTCGACGTTGGGGTGGTACTGGTTGTCGGCGATGATGCGGTCGAAATCCGGGTTGTTCATGGCGCGTGGGTGCCGCGTGAAGTGACACCCCGGACAATAATCATCCCCCGCGTCCCGCACCCGGGTACAGGTCACGCGCCGTCGTCGTCCTCGTCCCCGCCGGTCTTTCGACCTCCGAGGATTTGATCGATCTCCGCGTGGGAGGCCTGGGCCTGGGCCGCGCTCAGCCGCCGCACCGCCTGCATTTGATCGATGATCCAATGGGCCCGCTTCTTGAGCGCCGGAGAGCCCGAGGTCACCGAGCGTTTGCGCGGCGCGGGCAGCATGGCCGCCAGGAGGGCCCCCTGGGCCGCGGACAGTTGGGAGGCGGGAATGCCGAAGTGCTCGCGCGCGCCCGCGTCGATGCCGTACACGCCCGGCCCCCACTCCACGACATTCAGGTACAGCGCGAGGATCCGGTTCTTGGGCAGCGCCTCCTCCAGGCGACGGGTGAGCAGCAGCTCCTTGGCCTTGCGCAGCAGGCTGCGATCCGTGGACAGCCACAGGTTCTTGGCCAGCTGCTGGGTGAGCGTGGAGGCGCCCCGGCCCAGCTTGCCCTGACGGATGGCCTCCTGGATGGCGTTCTCCAACTCCTTCGTGTCCACGCCCTCGTGCAGGTAGAAGCTCGCGTCCTCGGACAGGAGCACCGCGTCGATGGCCGGCTTGGAGATGGCGGACAGGCCCACCCAGGACTGACGGCGCCGGGCCTTGTGGCCCTGCTCCCGGGCCTCCTCGGCCCGCTGATCGATGAGCGCCGTCGTCTTCGGGTTCTCCTTGAGCAGCGCCGTGGCGTCCGGCAGTCGCGCGTACTCGTAGGAGACGAACACCACCAGTCCCAGGAAGAGCCCCATCGCCAGGCGGCGCCCCCACCCGCCCCCGCTCGAGGCCGTGGCCGCCTTGCCCTTCCCACCGCCCTTGCCGCCCTTGGCCGCCTTCGCGGGCACCTGCTTCGTCTTGCCCGTGTTCCCCTGCTTCACCTTCATCGTCCGGGTGCTCATGCGCGCCCTCCCTCTAACCCGAAGAGGGAGCGAGTCCAAATTCACCCCCGAGTGCGGCGCGCTCACACCTGTGGAACGAGCCTCCGGACGCTCGTCCGCTCGCCTTCCCTCTTCCCCGTCCGCGAGGCACGACCGAAACTCCCCAGCCACGACACTTGAGGAGGTGTGGATGGTGCGCAACGCGGTGTGGAGTCTGGTGGTGCTGGGAGGCCTGATGGGCGGCGTGGGCTGCGCGGGAAACAAGACGGCCACGGAGGCCGCGCTCCAGGCGGAGCAGCCCAAGGACGCCGAGGCGCAGCAGAAGGCGCGGATGTGTGGAGGCTTCGCCGGCCTGCCCTGTCCCGAGCCCCTGGTGTGCGTGGACGATCCCTCGGACTCGTGCGACCCCAAGCAAGGGGGGGCCGACTGCTCCGGCATCTGCCAGCAAGAGGGCGACCAGAACCCCCAGGAGCCGCGCTGCGACGACAAGCGCCGGCACTACGTGGCGCGCTCGCCGGAGGAGTGCATGCGCGTGCGCTTCGCCTGCCCGCCCCCGGGCGAGGAGAACGCGGACAAGCGCAACTTCTTCAGCGACGCGTGCGGCTGCGGCTGCGAATCGACGTGAGCCCCCCGGGCGCCGTCAGCGCGCCCACAGCCTCCACACGGCGAGGAGCACCAGCACCACGCCCCCGAGCAGGGCCCATCGGCCGAGGGGCGCGGTCCGCAGCCGCCGCGCCCGCCGGCGCGAGGCCACGCTCGGGGACTCCGCCGCCTTCACGTCGAGCCGCCGCTGCACCGCGGCGGACAGGGCCCGATTCAGGTCCTCGGGACGCACCGGCTCCCCATTGATGAGGAGTCGGGGACGCTCGTCGGAGGCCGACTCGGGGGATTCGGGGGCGGGGGCGGTCATCTCCGGCCCAGTGTAGCGCAGGCGCCCGTCGTGCGTTGCCCTCGGAACAACACGCTCCGGGAAGAAATCGGCCACCCGACCCGAGGGGTTCTCCCGCCGCCCCCTCGGCCGAGGGGGCGGCCACAATCCCAGCGCGCGCTCCGCCCCGACGTTAGATTCACGCGCATGTGGCGAATCCTGAATCCGCACAAAGAGAAGCTGCCGACGCCCGAGGAGGCCCTCAAGGGCCGTTCTTCCCGGATGCCGGTTCCCGCGAAGCACCACGTCAACGGCGCGCACCTGGAGGCCCCCTTCCCCGAGGGCCTGGAGCAGGTGGAGTTCGGCCTGGGCTGTTTCTGGGGCGCCGAGCGCAAGTTCTGGCAGGTGCCCGGCGTGTACTCCACCTCGGTGGGCTACGCGGGAGGCCTCACGCCCAACCCCACCTATGAGGAGGTGTGCTCCGGACGCACCGGCCACACCGAGGTGGTGCGCGTGGTGTACGATCCCCAGAAGGTCTCCTTCGAGACGCTCTTGAAGGTCTTCTGGGAGAACCACGATCCCACCCAGGGCATGCGCCAGGGCAACGACGCGGGCACCCAGTACCGCTCGGCCATCTATTGGACCACGGAGGCGCAGCGGCGGCAGGCGGAGGCCTCGCGCGAGGCCTTCCAGCAGCGGCTGAGCGCGGCCGGCTTCGGCCCCATCACCACGGAAGTGCGCCAGGCGCCCGAGTACTTCTACGCCGAGGAGTACCACCAGCAGTACCTGGCCAAGAACCCCAACGGGTACTGCGGCCTGGGGGGCACCGGCGTGAGCTGCCCGGTGGGGCTCACCACGGCGTCCTGAGGTCGCCGGGCCTAGTCCGAGCGCATGGCCTCCACGGGATCCAACCGCGCGGCGCGAGCCGCCGGGTAGATGCCGAAGAGGAGGCCCACGCCGGAGCTCATGCCCAGGGAGAGCGCCACCGCCCACGGGGGCACCACGGTGTTGAAGCCCAGCATCCAGCGCGCGAGGAAGGCCAGCCCGTAGCCCAGGCCCACGCCGAGCGCGCCGCCCAGCAGGGCCATCAGCACGGCCTCGGTGGCGAACTGGCCGAGGATGCGGCTCTTGCGCGCGCCCAGCGCCTTGCGCACGCCGATCTCCCGGGTGCGCTCCGTCACCGACACCAGCATGATGTTGAGGATGCCGATGCCGCCCACCACGAGCGACAGCAGGCACACGCCGAAGCTCGCGATGGTGATGACCTGGGAGAGGTTGTTGAACGTCGCGGTCATGGACTCGTTGGTGCTCACCTCGAAGTCATTGGGCGCGAGCGGCGCCACGTCCCGCCGGCGCCGCATGAGGAAGGACACCTCGTCCTGGGCCTTGCGCAGCAGCTCGGGCGAGGTGGCCTGCACCGCCAGCTCCAGCGAGCTCTTCGTGCCATACAGCCCGCCGTAGGCGCGCAGCGGGACGATGACCTCGTTGTCCATGCTCATCATGCCCAGGAAGCTGCCGCGCCGCTGCAGCACGCCCACCACCGTGAAGGGCCGGCCCTTGATGCGCACCTGCTGGCCCACGGGATCCGAGCCCGGAAAGAGCGTGTCCACCACGTCCATGCCCAGCACCGCCACCGCCCGGCCGTCCTCCTGATCCATGGAGCCGAAGAAGCGGCCCGCGGCCACCGTGACGCCGCTCGTCTCCACGTACTCGGCCGTGGCGCCCGTGACGCTCACCCCGGGGCGCGTCTCCAGGGTGGCGGTGGAGATGCGCTGGCCGCCCTCGCTGTCCGAGCCGGACACCTGCGCCACCGAGGGGCAGACCTCCAGGATGGCGCGCGCGTCCTCGAGCGTGAAGTTCTGGCGCTTGGCGTACATGCGCCAGTTGAAGCGGCCGAACCCCGAGGGCCACTTGCTCACCGAGAAGGTGTTGGCGCCGAGGAACGACAGGTCCCGGTTCACCTTGATGCGCAGGCCCTCGATGAGCGCCATCATGGCGATGACCGTGGTGACCCCGATGATGATGCCCAGCAGCGTGAGCAGGGTGCGCAGGGGGTTGCCCAGGAAGGTCCCCATCGCGAGCCGGAGGTTGTCCAGCGCCGCGAGCACGGAGGATTGAAAGCGTCGTCGGCTCATGGGGGCGTGCTCATTCGTAGCGAAGGGCTTCCACGGGATCCAACTGGGCGGCGCGCGCCGCCGGCCAGATGCCGAACAACAGACCCACCAAGGCGGCGAACCCCACCCCGCCGGCCACCGTGCTCCAGCGCACGTCCGCGGCCAGGGGCGTGACGAGCGAGAGCACCTTGGCCGTGCCCAGTCCCACGATCGTGCCCAAAAGGCCGCCCAGCGCGGACACCGCGGAGGCCTCCATGAGGAACTGCAACACGATGGTGCGCTTGCGCGCGCCCAGGGCGCGCCGGATGCCGATCTCCCGGGTGCGCTCGCGCACCGACACCAGCATGATGTTCATGATGCCGATACCGCCCACCAGGAGCGTGATGAAGCCCACGCCCACCGCCACGCCGTAGAGCGCGCCGGTGAGCTGCTCGTACGTCTGGGCCAGCATCTCCGGCCGGTTGATGGAGAAGTCGTCCGGCTGGCCCGGAGGCGTGCCCCGCACGCGCCGCAGGATGCCCACGAGCTGATCCTCCGCCTTGCGCATGTCCTCGGTGCTCTTGATGGAGATGGCCATGCTGAAGCTGCGCCGGCCAAAGGACGCGTAGAACGTCTTGAAGGGCACCAGGACGGTCAGGTCCTGATCCCGATCCAGCAGCTTGCCCTTGGGCGCGAGCGTGCCCACCACCTGGAAGGGTCGCCCGTCGATGCGAATGGTGCGCCCGATGGGATCCAGCCCGCCGGGAAAGAGGTTGGCCGCCACCGTGGCGCCGATGACCGCCACCGGCCGGGACATGGCGTCGTCCCCATCCGTGAGCGGACGGCCCGAGAGCACCTGGTAGGAGGCGACGCTGATGTACTCGGACGTGGTGCCGGTGACGTCCACCATGGAGAGCTGCTCGCCATTGAAGGACACGTCCCCGGCGCGGGCCACCATGGGGGCGAGCCCGGACATGTACGTGAACTGCGAGCGGATCTGATCCACCTGGCCCAGGGTGAAGTTCTTGCGGTTGCGGAACTGCCACCAGTCGCCCTTCATCACCCAGGGGAACTTGGAGACGTAGAGCGTGTTGGTGCCCATGGACGCCAGCTGCTTGTCGAAGGAGGCGTTGAGCCCCTGGATGATGCCGACGATGGCCAGCAGCGTGGCCACGCCGATGCCGATGCCCACCGTGGTGAGCACCGTGCGCATGCGGTTGCTCTTGAGCGAGAAGAGCGCGATGCGCGCCCCCTCCAGCACGTCCACGCGGACCACCCGGTTCATGCGCCCCCCGCGGCCAGGCCGTGCGCGTCCCCGCCCAGGGCCACGTCGCGCCCCGGCCCGTCCGCCACCACATGCCCGTCACTCAGGCGGATGGCCCGCGGACAGCGCGCCGCCAGCTTCGGCTCGTGCGTGACGAGCACCAGCGTGTTGCCCGCGCGGTGCAGCTCCTCGAACAGGCGGACGATCTCCTCGCCCGTGGCCGAGTCCAGGTTGCCCGTGGGCTCGTCGGCCAGGAGCATGGACGGCTCGGCCACCAGCGCCCGGGCGATGGCCACGCGCTGGCGCTGACCGCCGGACAGCTCGTTGGGCCGGTGGTGCATGCGGTGCTCCAGCTGCACCTTGGCCAGGGCCGCGCGCGCCCGCTCCCGCCGCTCCTTGGGCCCGATGCCCCGGTACACCAGCGGCAGCTCCACGTTGGCCAGCGCCGTCTCGCGCGGCAGGAGCTGGAACGTCTGGAAGATGAAGCCGATCTCCTCGTTGCGCACCACGGCCAGCTCGTCGTCCACCATGTGGGACACGTTCTTGCCGTTGAGCAGGTAGCTGCCGCTCGAGGGCGTATCCAGGCAGCCGAGCACGTTCATGAGCGTGCTCTTGCCGGAGCCCGACTGGCCGATGATGGCCACCCACTCACCCCGGGCGATGCCGAAGGACACGCCGCGCAAGGCGCGCACCTCCTCGCCGCCCACGTGGAAGACGCGCGTGACGTCCCGCAGGTCGATGAGCCGGGCGGGATCCGCCCCCGGTGCCGGGCTCACGACTTGGACCCGCCCGGGCCACCCTGCTGCGGCTCGCGCACCATGTCTCCCGATTTGATCTCCTTGGACAGCGTGCGGTAGGGCCCCTCCACCACGCGGTCGCCCTCCTGGATGCCCTCGAGGATCTCCAGATCCGAGTCCGAGGCGATGCCCGTGCGCACCCGGCGCGCCTGCGCCTTGTTGTCCGCGTCCACCACGAAGACCACCTTGGCCAGTGACTCGCCCCGACGCTGCGCCGCCAGGCCACCGCCCTCCACCGGGGGCGTGAAGTCCGGCAGCGACTTCTCCGGCCGCACCGTCACCGACTGGATGGGCACGAGCACCGTGTCCTTGTGCGTCTCGGCGGAGATGCGCGCCTCGGCGCTCATGCCCGGCAACACCCGGGGCGGCCGCGAGCTGAGCGCCACCTGCACCGGGAAGCTCGTCACCTCGGCCTCGGTGCCCGGGTTCTTGATGAGCGCCTGCTGGGCGATCTGCACCACCTCGCCCTCGAAGCGCTCACCCTCGAGCGCGTCCACGGAGATCTCCGCCGGCTGGCCGGGCTTGAGGTGCACCACCTCGTGCTCGCCCACCTCGAACTTCACCTCCATGACGTTGAGCGCCGCGATGGTCATCACCACGTCCTCGGACAGGTCCGAGCCTCGCACGCGCTCGCCCACCTCGCGCGACACCTCGATGACGGTGCCCTCGATGGGCGACAGGAGCGTCGTGTTCTCCAGGTTGCTCTGCTGCTCCTCGTACACGGCGGAGGCCTGCGCCAGGCGCTGCTGCGCCGCGGCGAGCCGACCCAGGGCCGAGTCCCGCAGGGCCTTGGCCTGATCCACCTCGGCGCTGGAGGCCAATTCCTTGCGCCCCAGGGCCAGCACCCGCTCGAGGTCCGCGTTGGCCCGGTCCGCCTCCACCTGGGTCACCTGCGCGTCCGAGCGCGCCGCGTTCTGGGCGGCGAGCGCCTGCTTCACCCCGGCCGCGTAGCGGCGCCGGTCGATGCGGCCGAGCACCTGCCCCTTCTTGACCGTCATGCCCTCCTTGACCAGCAGCTCCACCAGGTCGCCGGAGAGGTTGGAGGAGATCTTCACCGTCGTGGCCGACTGCACCTTGCCCGCGCCGGTGATGGTGCGCGTGATGGTGCCCTTGCGCGCCTTGGTCAACTGCACCTCCACCGAGGGCGGGGGCCGATCCTTCAAGCCCCCCACGGTGATGGCCGCCGCCCCGACGAACAGACCGCCTGCGATGACCGCCTTCCACCACTTCATTGAGCCTCTCCCGGGTACAGCGTTCCCATGGCCCGCATCAGCGCGAAGCGGGCGAGTTCCACGTCGATGCGATTCTCCAGCAGCGTGAGCTCCGACTGGGTGAGCTTGAGCTGGGCGTCGCGCACCTCCAGGGTCGAGCTGACCCCGGCGTTGAAGCGTTCGGTGGCCAGGGCCAGGGCGTCGGCCGCGGCCTTGCGGTTGGTCGCCGCGAGCTCGGTGGCGAGGATCTGCGCCTCCACGGTCGCGTGCGACTGGCGCACCGCCCCCTCCAGGTCCCGCTCCGCCTGCCGCAGGTTCAGCTCGGCCGCCTTGCTCTGCAGTTGGGCGCGGCGCGTGGCCGCCTGGGTGGAGAAGCCGTTGAACAGGTCCCACGACAGCGAGAGGATGCCCGTCACCGAGTTCTGCAGCGCGGGCTCCAGGTAGACGACGTCCGCGTTGGGACCGTTGCGGCCGTACTGGGCCTGGAAGCTCAACCGGGGCAGGTAGCCCGCGTGGGCGATGCGCTCCTGGGCCTCGGACGCGCGCAGCTGCTGGCGCAGCGCCACCAGCAGGGGCCGGTGGGTGCGCGCCTCGTCGAGCGCGGCGGCGAGCGGGGGCGCGGGCGCGGGCGTCTCGCGCAGCACCCCGGGGTCCACCGCCGACACCAGCTCGGCGCCCGGCAGGGCCAGCCACGTGGCCAGCGCCACCTGATTGGCCGCGAGCTGCGAGCCCCGCGTCGCCACGGCGATGCGATCGTTGCCCAGGTTCACCTGCGCGGCGAGCTCCTCCGCCTTGCCCACCCGTCCCGCCTGGAACAGGGCCCGCGAGCGCTCGAGCTGCTCCTCGCTGCGGCGCACGTTGGCCTCCAGCACCTGGATGGTGGCCTGGGTGCGGTAGAGCGTGAAGAAGCGCTGCACGCCCTCGAGCTCCGAGGCATCGCGCTGCTCGATGGCCTGCCCCTTCTGCACCTCGTACAGCGCCCCGCTCTGATCCAGCCGCGCCCAGATGGCCCGGTCATAGATGAGCTGGGTGAGCGACAGGCCCAGGCTGAAGTTGGCGTTGGCCGCCGCCGGCACGTCGATCACCTGCCGCTGGAACGTGCCATCGCCCACGGGCACGACCGTGAAGAAGCGCTGGGGGCCGTTGTACTCGGCCAGCG includes:
- a CDS encoding DUF1175 family protein translates to MPSLLLVLLLQAAPADVSELALRREVARLALAQVRQMDERWQPEQRDCAGLVRFVYREAYRRWRPERLATPLWLGPRGEPSHFADAETLLAHGFVRLGRDEATRESLRTGDLVAFRQERDAGPLFHLMLVVRPEDKAHAPARVIYHPGEKGAAVRTGLLPSLVTEAPLEWRPVPQNTAFLGFFRFKEWTR
- a CDS encoding DUF2135 domain-containing protein translates to MLPVLLAALLSQAPTPAAPRQQGVPIGKGKTPATVRLSAPRGGWTVDRMLLVEGTVSDTTIDPVVLSINGDRYLMRTYNGRFQRKFPAASGKNVVTVMATNQGGTTRTQATSYAQIPPVPLKTILTSDTEGVYTDLHIYEPTADSVTPGTGGAPSTLDVKKMAHVYWADTESPSGGTFFLNAQGDTAYDDPAYGPYLYVHRAPPRGLYLIATNYWPSGDKAHTVATLNVVLYEGTPQETRRMVRVPLATPGTTRVLAWVNVLGDGKAEVYVPGQDAMPKGAFWPGNLDAAVKGLSSY
- a CDS encoding SET domain-containing protein; this encodes MNNPDFDRIIADNQYHPNVEWRVVPGKGRGVFARKALRKGALVEWAPISRFPASDLKHQDHRESQALHHVFTWSDEPGREKAYAWGLLALYNHSDMPNVEFRDGPIPESGAAFALRDIAAGEELCIDYGYTWFKTK
- the mtgA gene encoding monofunctional biosynthetic peptidoglycan transglycosylase, producing the protein MSTRTMKVKQGNTGKTKQVPAKAAKGGKGGGKGKAATASSGGGWGRRLAMGLFLGLVVFVSYEYARLPDATALLKENPKTTALIDQRAEEAREQGHKARRRQSWVGLSAISKPAIDAVLLSEDASFYLHEGVDTKELENAIQEAIRQGKLGRGASTLTQQLAKNLWLSTDRSLLRKAKELLLTRRLEEALPKNRILALYLNVVEWGPGVYGIDAGAREHFGIPASQLSAAQGALLAAMLPAPRKRSVTSGSPALKKRAHWIIDQMQAVRRLSAAQAQASHAEIDQILGGRKTGGDEDDDGA
- the msrA gene encoding peptide-methionine (S)-S-oxide reductase MsrA is translated as MWRILNPHKEKLPTPEEALKGRSSRMPVPAKHHVNGAHLEAPFPEGLEQVEFGLGCFWGAERKFWQVPGVYSTSVGYAGGLTPNPTYEEVCSGRTGHTEVVRVVYDPQKVSFETLLKVFWENHDPTQGMRQGNDAGTQYRSAIYWTTEAQRRQAEASREAFQQRLSAAGFGPITTEVRQAPEYFYAEEYHQQYLAKNPNGYCGLGGTGVSCPVGLTTAS
- a CDS encoding ABC transporter permease, coding for MLAALDNLRLAMGTFLGNPLRTLLTLLGIIIGVTTVIAMMALIEGLRIKVNRDLSFLGANTFSVSKWPSGFGRFNWRMYAKRQNFTLEDARAILEVCPSVAQVSGSDSEGGQRISTATLETRPGVSVTGATAEYVETSGVTVAAGRFFGSMDQEDGRAVAVLGMDVVDTLFPGSDPVGQQVRIKGRPFTVVGVLQRRGSFLGMMSMDNEVIVPLRAYGGLYGTKSSLELAVQATSPELLRKAQDEVSFLMRRRRDVAPLAPNDFEVSTNESMTATFNNLSQVITIASFGVCLLSLVVGGIGILNIMLVSVTERTREIGVRKALGARKSRILGQFATEAVLMALLGGALGVGLGYGLAFLARWMLGFNTVVPPWAVALSLGMSSGVGLLFGIYPAARAARLDPVEAMRSD
- a CDS encoding ABC transporter permease, whose protein sequence is MNRVVRVDVLEGARIALFSLKSNRMRTVLTTVGIGIGVATLLAIVGIIQGLNASFDKQLASMGTNTLYVSKFPWVMKGDWWQFRNRKNFTLGQVDQIRSQFTYMSGLAPMVARAGDVSFNGEQLSMVDVTGTTSEYISVASYQVLSGRPLTDGDDAMSRPVAVIGATVAANLFPGGLDPIGRTIRIDGRPFQVVGTLAPKGKLLDRDQDLTVLVPFKTFYASFGRRSFSMAISIKSTEDMRKAEDQLVGILRRVRGTPPGQPDDFSINRPEMLAQTYEQLTGALYGVAVGVGFITLLVGGIGIMNIMLVSVRERTREIGIRRALGARKRTIVLQFLMEASAVSALGGLLGTIVGLGTAKVLSLVTPLAADVRWSTVAGGVGFAALVGLLFGIWPAARAAQLDPVEALRYE
- a CDS encoding ATP-binding cassette domain-containing protein, which encodes MSPAPGADPARLIDLRDVTRVFHVGGEEVRALRGVSFGIARGEWVAIIGQSGSGKSTLMNVLGCLDTPSSGSYLLNGKNVSHMVDDELAVVRNEEIGFIFQTFQLLPRETALANVELPLVYRGIGPKERRERARAALAKVQLEHRMHHRPNELSGGQRQRVAIARALVAEPSMLLADEPTGNLDSATGEEIVRLFEELHRAGNTLVLVTHEPKLAARCPRAIRLSDGHVVADGPGRDVALGGDAHGLAAGGA
- a CDS encoding efflux RND transporter periplasmic adaptor subunit, with the protein product MKWWKAVIAGGLFVGAAAITVGGLKDRPPPSVEVQLTKARKGTITRTITGAGKVQSATTVKISSNLSGDLVELLVKEGMTVKKGQVLGRIDRRRYAAGVKQALAAQNAARSDAQVTQVEADRANADLERVLALGRKELASSAEVDQAKALRDSALGRLAAAQQRLAQASAVYEEQQSNLENTTLLSPIEGTVIEVSREVGERVRGSDLSEDVVMTIAALNVMEVKFEVGEHEVVHLKPGQPAEISVDALEGERFEGEVVQIAQQALIKNPGTEAEVTSFPVQVALSSRPPRVLPGMSAEARISAETHKDTVLVPIQSVTVRPEKSLPDFTPPVEGGGLAAQRRGESLAKVVFVVDADNKAQARRVRTGIASDSDLEILEGIQEGDRVVEGPYRTLSKEIKSGDMVREPQQGGPGGSKS
- a CDS encoding TolC family protein; this encodes MNAFLFTALLAATPIDLEQARARSRENTQALVALLEAASAEQDVRVARASLLPQVRFSAGALAEYNGPQRFFTVVPVGDGTFQRQVIDVPAAANANFSLGLSLTQLIYDRAIWARLDQSGALYEVQKGQAIEQRDASELEGVQRFFTLYRTQATIQVLEANVRRSEEQLERSRALFQAGRVGKAEELAAQVNLGNDRIAVATRGSQLAANQVALATWLALPGAELVSAVDPGVLRETPAPAPPLAAALDEARTHRPLLVALRQQLRASEAQERIAHAGYLPRLSFQAQYGRNGPNADVVYLEPALQNSVTGILSLSWDLFNGFSTQAATRRAQLQSKAAELNLRQAERDLEGAVRQSHATVEAQILATELAATNRKAAADALALATERFNAGVSSTLEVRDAQLKLTQSELTLLENRIDVELARFALMRAMGTLYPGEAQ